The Tachypleus tridentatus isolate NWPU-2018 chromosome 5, ASM421037v1, whole genome shotgun sequence genome includes a window with the following:
- the LOC143250308 gene encoding THAP domain-containing protein 1-like isoform X1, which yields MVHSCCAFNCSNRHGQVENVSYYRFPKDPDRRRRWIAAVNRKNWTPTEHTRLCSKHFVSGTKSDDPLSPDYVPSIFHFTRSPLKRRKAAELCKYENRKEVTKRRKEQQKRHEAAVGLLDLAFIESAGTDSSCTDSADELEATCDNFDLCTSQYTTETCI from the exons ATGGTACACtcgtgttgtgcatttaactgttcaaatcgacatggacaggtggaaaatgtgtcatactacagatttcctaaagatcccgaccgaagaagacgatggattgcagctgtcaataggaaaaactggacacccacagagcacaccagactttgtagtaaacattttgtgtcag GGACGAAGAGTGATGATCCCCTGTCACCTGACTATGtaccttccatatttcattttacacgttctcccctgaagagaaggaaagctgctgaattgtgtaaatatgaaaacaggaaagaagtgaccaaaaggagaaaagaacaacaaaagagacaTGAAGCTGCTGTTGGGCTGCTTGACCTTGCTTTCATAGAATCTGCTGGCACTGATAGCAGCTGTACTGATTCTGCTGATGAACTTGAAGCTACATGTGataattttgacttgtgtacatcacaatatacaactgAGACATGTATATAG
- the LOC143250308 gene encoding uncharacterized protein LOC143250308 isoform X2 codes for MDRWKMCHTTDFLKIPTEEDDGLQLSIGKTGHPQSTPDFVVNILCQSDDPLSPDYVPSIFHFTRSPLKRRKAAELCKYENRKEVTKRRKEQQKRHEAAVGLLDLAFIESAGTDSSCTDSADELEATCDNFDLCTSQYTTETCI; via the exons atggacaggtggaaaatgtgtcatactacagatttcctaaagatcccgaccgaagaagacgatggattgcagctgtcaataggaaaaactggacacccacagagcacaccagactttgtagtaaacattttgtgtcag AGTGATGATCCCCTGTCACCTGACTATGtaccttccatatttcattttacacgttctcccctgaagagaaggaaagctgctgaattgtgtaaatatgaaaacaggaaagaagtgaccaaaaggagaaaagaacaacaaaagagacaTGAAGCTGCTGTTGGGCTGCTTGACCTTGCTTTCATAGAATCTGCTGGCACTGATAGCAGCTGTACTGATTCTGCTGATGAACTTGAAGCTACATGTGataattttgacttgtgtacatcacaatatacaactgAGACATGTATATAG